The following are encoded together in the Astyanax mexicanus isolate ESR-SI-001 chromosome 8, AstMex3_surface, whole genome shotgun sequence genome:
- the LOC103038043 gene encoding uncharacterized protein LOC103038043, whose amino-acid sequence MERGAAPPDQDRTLVVPPRPGTSQGVSSLRESDRFSPLTQLIERIEALQFCEGRSTAKKASSARSSIVHLAQEPATCRSSSESAKVLRHYHNNQLRMLTHRWKMLGLQPSVIGNRDDHTSKHLNQESKTEDCPLKFMALQTSHSRAPRERRQENCSSNSSDVGIPEVKANNMDVPVSSNTAASEQSNSDNSDLSDQERGRAQVSKWSAPVELYLRPEPYNNDLDSSYSPVTVDEHVYPQVLPAPLKDLDFTHGDPSTELSDSQQRLFSADPCLAPLVVRLLELEKLQSATVQKERAKRPTTARAQTKNSTRSKNCELMVSKSWSPEDADCNSVTCSFTKLSLCPNTSSCRCRRDACPMAKLRYRSREMCLQQYQTLLKHPHAMPGKLNRPVAVVPVFSVSVKTSPKPKTPNRTRRLRTTKKSSSRPQRDNSTSAKKTRTASIRKSEF is encoded by the exons GACAGGACACTGGTGGTGCCGCCCAGACCAGGGACATCTCAAG GTGTGTCTTCACTTAGAGAATCTGACAGG TTTTCCCCATTAACCCAGTTAATAGAAAGAATTGAAGCTCTGCAGTTTTGTGAAGGACGGAGCACAGCAAAG AAAGCTTCTTCTGCCAGGAGTTCCATTGTCCATTTGGCACAAGAGCCAGCCACCTGCCGCAGCTCCTCAGAATCAGCCAAAGT TCTGAGACATTATCACAACAACCAGCTGAGAATGCTGACCCACAGGTGGAAGATGCTTGGTCTCCAGCCTTCCGTCATTGGGAACAGAGATGACCACACATCTAAACATTTAAACCAAGAGAGTAAGACTGAAGACTGTCCACTGAAGTTCATGGCCCTGCAGACCAGCCACAGCAGAGCTCCTCGAGAGAGACGGCAAGAAAACTGCAGCTCCAACTCGTCTGATGTAGGAATTCCAGAGGTAAAAGCGAACAACATGGATGTTCCAGTGTCCAGTAACACAGCAGCTTCAGAACAGTCCAATTCTGACAACAGCGATCTCTCAGATCAGGAGAGAGGAAGAGCTCAGGTTTCAAAGTGGTCTGCACCTGTGGAGCTGTATCTGAGGCCTGAGCCATATAACAATGACCTGGACTCTTCTTATTCCCCAGTGACAGTAGACGAACATGTTTACCCCCAGGTTCTTCCGGCTCCTCTTAAAGATCTGGATTTTACTCATGGTGATCCATCCACAGAACTCTCAGATAGCCAGCAGAGGCTGTTCTCGGCTGATCCCTGCCTCGCTCCTCTGGTAGTGCGGCTGCTGGAGCTGGAAAAGCTTCAGTCTGCCACTGTACAGAAAGAGCGAGCGAAACGACCAACCACTGCTAGAGCTCAGACCAAAAACAGCACTCGTTCAAAGAATTGTGAACTTATGGTTTCCAAGTCATGGAGTCCTGAGGATGCAGATTGCAATTCCGTCACATGTAGTTTTACCAAGCTCAGTCTCTGTCCCAATACTTCCTCCTGTAGATGCAGACGGGATGCTTGCCCCATGGCAAAACTTAGATATAGAAGCAGAGAAATGTGTCTACAGCAGTACCAGACACTGCTTAAACATCCACACGCTATGCCAGGCAAACTGAACAGGCCTGTAGCTGTAGTTCCAGTTTTCTCAGTCAGTGTAAAGACCTCACCAAAACCAAAAACTCCTAATAGAACCAGGAGACTCAGAACCACTAAGAAAAGTTCATCAAGGCCACAGAGAGACAACTCGACTTCTGCCAAAAAGACAAGAACAGCTTCTATCAGAAAGTCTGAATTTTAA